A window of Carassius carassius chromosome 44, fCarCar2.1, whole genome shotgun sequence contains these coding sequences:
- the si:dkey-202e22.2 gene encoding netrin-4, whose amino-acid sequence MTLWSPQFVMVILKCAVILFPGFLQGFTESRCVGRACSPPMGNLASGRTLFTLTSCCTNSSSCLPTQPRCLAELHPPALMADDPFIHPDTWWGSAAATGEQEEIRLDLETQFCMSHVVLLFRSPRPAAMRLERSQDFGQTWETLKLFARNCTEMFGLPDDGSQPGSLCTSRYSNVVPCSRGEIIFRSIGLGSGILDPYSPEALSRLTVTNLRIQLLKSQQCPISKVQRSVPEQSNPSSLPTIHNRTLTAPTPTSDPLDSTPFAVYSLLAKGTCLCHGHAEHCLPENEGQDSLQPSNVVSGKCVCTHHTVGEHCERCAPLYNDLLWRAANGSSGESNPCQKCECHGHAESCHFSQRVWLSTGGSSGGICDNCQHNTVGRRCQRCRPGYHRHPARPLNSPHACTRCWCDPVGSVPVHSDSGTPWCHPRSGQCHCKAGVGGTTCSHCLPGYWGFGEEGCKSCVCPLTCDPITGHCLDSKGGIKLYNVPVGGKIPELSHFKPQEDERVWPKELAVSALYYTGKCSCKEKKLKSVSDLCKMKHGYVIKVSVLSAHDKGSHAVVLVKVRKVFRSGKLPLSQGTHSLYPLSWTSRGCTCPILNPGGNYLLAGPEDVDSGRLLVTMQSLVVPWTPILGFQVTEALHQGCL is encoded by the exons ATGACTCTTTGGAGTCCTCAGTTTGTAATGGTGATACTAAAGTGCGCAGTGATCTTATTTCCTGGATTCCTGCAAGGCTTCACAG AGTCCAGATGTGTTGGCCGTGCTTGCAGCCCTCCTATGGGTAACTTGGCCAGTGGCAGGACCCTTTTCACGCTGACTAGCTGCTGCACTAATAGCTCTTCCTGCCTTCCAACCCAGCCACGCTGTCTAGCAGAGCTCCATCCTCCTGCCCTCATGGCCGATGACCCGTTTATTCATCCAGATACCTGGTGGGGCTCAGCGGCTGCCACTGGAGAACAGGAAGAAATCCGTCTTGACTTGGAGACACAGTTCTGCATGAGTCACGTTGTGTTGTTATTCCGTTCCCCACGTCCTGCTGCTATGAGGTTGGAGCGCTCGCAGGACTTTGGCCAGACCTGGGAGACACTAAAGCTGTTTGCCAGGAACTGCACTGAGATGTTCGGGCTTCCTGATGATGGAAGTCAACCAGGATCTCTCTGCACTTCCAGATATTCGAATGTGGTCCCGTGCAGCAGAGGAGAG ATCATATTCAGGTCCATAGGATTAGGAAGTGGGATTCTTGATCCCTACAGTCCTGAGGCGCTGTCCCGTCTGACAGTGACTAACTTACGAATCCAGCTTTTAAAATCTCAACAGTGTCCCATCTCAAAGGTCCAGCGAAGTGTCCCAGAACAGTCAAACCCTTCCTCTTTACCCACAATTCACAACAGGACACTGACTGCTCCGACACCAACTTCTGATCCTCTGGATTCAACCCCATTTGCTGTGTACTCTCTTCTGGCTAAAGGGACGTGTTTGTGCCATGGCCATGCTGAACATTGCCTTCCTGAAAATGAAGGACAAGACAGCCTGCAACCTAGTAATGTG GTGTCTGGCAAGTGTGTGTGTACCCACCACACAGTGGGCGAGCACTGCGAGAGGTGTGCCCCGCTCTACAACGACCTGCTCTGGAGAGCAGCCAACGGAAGCAGCGGGGAGAGCAACCCATGCCAGA AGTGTGAATGTCACGGCCACGCAGAGAGCTGCCACTTCTCCCAGCGAGTGTGGTTGTCCACAGGGGGCAGTAGCGGGGGCATCTGTGACAACTGCCAGCATAACACTGTGGGCCGCCGGTGCCAGCGCTGTCGCCCTGGATACCACCGTCACCCTGCCAGACCCCTCAACTCCCCACATGCTTGCACAC GATGCTGGTGTGACCCAGTTGGTTCAGTGCCAGTACATTCCGACAGCGGGACACCATGGTGCCATCCTAGAAGTGGACAGTGCCACTGTAAAGCTGGTGTGGGCGGCACCACCTGCAGCCACTGTCTACCAGGGTACTGGGGCTTTGGAGAGGAGGGCTGCAAATCTTGTGTGTGCCCTTTGACCTGTGATCCCATCACAGGTCATTGCCTAGACAG CAAAGGCGGTATCAAGCTTTACAATGTACCAGTTGGTGGGAAAATTCCTGAACTGTCCCACTTTAAACCTCAAGAGGACGAGAGGGTGTGGCCTAAAGAACTGGCCGTCTCAGCGCTGTACTATACAG GGAAGTGCAGCTGTAAGGAAAAGAAACTGAAAAGCGTGTCAGATCTTTGCAAGATGAAACACGGATACG TGATCAAAGTCAGCGTGCTGTCAGCTCATGATAAAGGCTCACATGCAGTTGTCCTGGTGAAGGTGAGGAAGGTGTTTCGTTCTGGAAAACTGCCCCTCTCCCAGGGCACGCACAGTCTCTATCCGCTCTCCTGGACCAGCCGTGGCTGCACCTGTCCCATTCTCAACCCAG GTGGGAATTATCTACTGGCAGGTCCAGAAGATGTTGACTCAGGACGGCTACTGGTCACCATGCAGAGTCTAGTAGTCCCCTGGACCCCCATCCTGGGCTTTCAGGTCACAGAAGCACTGCATCAGGGCTGCTTATGA
- the chchd4a gene encoding mitochondrial intermembrane space import and assembly protein 40, with the protein MSYCKQEGKDRIIFVTKEDHEAPSNAELIEDDPNDPYEDHGLILPNGDINWNCPCLGGMASGPCGQQFKDAFSCFHYSKEEVKGSDCVENFRSMQECMQKYPELYPQEDDNDSAPSGGADTAPTDSVPTSPPDSTPVTTENPAAS; encoded by the exons ATGTCGTACTGCAAGCAGGAAG GTAAAGATCGCATCATATTTGTCACCAAGGAGGATCATGAAGCACCTAGTAACGCTGAGCTTATCGAAGATGATCCGAATGATCCATATGAGGATCACG GTCTTATTCTCCCTAATGGTGATATAAACTGGAACTGCCCATGTTTGGGGGGTATGGCCAGTGGCCCTTGTGGACAGCAGTTCAAGGACGCCTTTTCTTGTTTCCATTATAGTAAAGAGGAAGTAAAGGGTTCAGATTGTGTGGAAAACTTCCGGAGTATGCAGGAGTGTATGCAGAAGTACCCTGAGCTCTACCCTCAGGAAGATGACAATGACAGCGCCCCCTCTGGTGGGGCGGATACTGCACCCACTGACTCTGTCCCTACATCCCCTCCTGATTCCACACCAGTAACCACAGAAAACCCAGCAGCTAGCTAA